One Cuculus canorus isolate bCucCan1 chromosome 1, bCucCan1.pri, whole genome shotgun sequence DNA segment encodes these proteins:
- the HELB gene encoding DNA helicase B isoform X2: MVHTVAGKAVLVALAFPMLLEFLPILLPRHFCCLLDMVHWQGKSEENNCTDGEEIYFQDKMLTKLDEILKNEPWKLGFSRMTYRELNLSYCESTWTAFCQCEHLLWKIPDLQKNALILYDQLKKQCREMGHTYEDQDELARFVSKDMSIEHAWQSLEFLKDQHVVIKEKKLVFLPHLHKSEKDIAMYVGNLLTNPSWHLDVDARKILSSETSREMVDNKVNGTQAHEMERLDNRNCENQFPEKEVESASGTQSKAEVDLDQVIAMEKICFNPVTIISGKGGCGKSTIVSCLFRHLKQVEKEVEAASRDFEEDLDASEEWNTFDDHLESENIYTKKILNVLFTAPTGRAASLLSEKTKLPAYTLHQVIYSFRSWRHSEQVQPWKFSTVTILIVDEGSLVSVHILSLVLKLLLEHAQLAKLIILGDTKQLPSIDPGNLLADIFEGLKSRGFSVELRTNHRAESQLIVDNASRISQRKFPEFDEVLKVPGWNEEMKMPSPEKKFILIALPAGGGCDGLQTAIKTLLKKGPGLQDAKQSQFIAFRRQDCDLINEVCCQHYSNHAIRDHKKRLLFQIDDKITCTRNAYLKDLLPVCGFREDPSCHECESGELPLTTRPAEDGKRLCNGDIFFITGDVEIDKERLLTISSTYGSTFTVRYKAMKKLCHIKHAWARTIHTFQGSEEKTVVYMVGNPGRQHWQHVYTAVTRGRCRVYVIAEEMHLRRAVTNRNVPRKTRLQRFLREAIAETSNCPKQASPLTKSWQSQELATQSVCVTQGAPDPSEPLTDLVKQEESAGLNAEEQMGNLQQSPHKRKQGLAENSEDAMKTPSTKVQDSPLGCSRLKNLTLGQSPRKLFKS; encoded by the exons ATGGTGCACACAGTTGCAGGAAAGGCAGTATTGGTAGCTCTGGCTTTTCCAATGCTACTGGAGTTCTTGCCGATTCTTCTGCCACGCCATTTCTGCTGTCTATTGGATATGGTGCATTGGCAAGGAAAGTCTGAAGAAAACAATTGTACCGATGGtgaggaaatatattttcaagacAAGATGCTAACAAAATTGGATGAGATATTAAAGAATGAGCCATGGAAACTTGGATTCAGCAGG ATGACCTACAGGGAACTGAACCTTTCTTACTGTGAGTCAACGTGGACCGCCTTTTGCCAGTGTGAACATCTCCTCTGGAAGATTCCTGACTTGCAGAAGAATGCATTAATTCTGTATGATCAGCTCAAGAAACAGTGTAGAGAAATGGGACACACTTATGAAGATCAAGACGAATTAGCACGTTTTGTGTCTAAAGATATGTCCATTGAGCATGCTTGGCAATCTCTTGAATTTTTGAAAGATCAGCATGTAGtgattaaagagaaaaaattagtGTTTCTGCCTCATCTTCACAAATCTGAAAAAGACATTGCAATGTATGTAGGTAACCTTCTAACAAACCCCTCATGGCATCTGGATGTTGATGCGAGAAAGATACTTAGCAGTGAGACATCAAGAGAAATGGTAGATAACAAAGTGAACGGTACCCAGGCTCATGAAATGGAACGTCTGGACAATCGTAACTGTGAAAATCAATTTCCTGAAAAGGAAGTGGAGTCTGCATCTGGTACCCAAAGTAAAGCAGAGGTAGACTTAGATCAGGTGATTGCTATggaaaagatttgttttaatcCTGTCACAATCATAAGtggaaaaggaggctgtgggaagAGTACAATAGTTAGTTGCCTTTTTCGTCACTTAAAGCAGGTGGAAAAAGAAGTGGAAGCTGCTTCTAGGGACTTTGAAGAAGACCTGGATGCATCTGAGGAGTGGAATACCTTTGATGATCATTTGGAGTCAGAGaatatatacacaaaaaaaattttgaatgtACTATTTACTGCACCGACAGGGAGGGCTGCAAGCCTTTTGAGTGAAAAAACTAAGCTTCCTGCATATACATTGCATCAG gTCATCTATAGTTTTAGATCATGGAGGCATAGCGAACAAGTACAGCCGTGGAAGTTTTCTACTGTGACGATTCTGATTGTGGATGAAGGAAGTTTGGTGTCTGTTCACATTCTTagtttagttttaaaactaTTGTTGGAGCATGCTCAGCTTGCCAAACTTATTATTCTAG GTGATACTAAACAGCTGCCAAGCATAGACCCGGGAAACTTGTTAGCTGATATCTTTGAGGGTCTAAAATCAAGAGGTTTTTCTGTGGAACTGCGAACTAATCACAGAGCTGAATCGCAACTTATTGTAGATAATGCATCAAG AATCTCTCAGCGGAAGTTTCCCGAATTTGATGAGGTGCTGAAAGTTCCTGGTTGGaatgaggaaatgaaaatgccAAGCCCGGAGAAGAAATTCATTCTTATTGCTTTGCCTGCTGGTGGGGGTTGTGATG GTTTACAAACTGCCATAAAGACTTTGCTTAAAAAAGGACCAGGATTGCAGGATGCCAAACAGTCGCAGTTCATTGCTTTCAGAAG GCAAGATTGCGATCTAATAAATGAGGTTTGCTGCCAACACTATTCAAATCATGCAATCAG GGACCATAAAAAACgacttttatttcaaattgatGACAAGATTACCTGCACAAGGAATGCATATCTTAAGGATCTCTTGCCAGTCTGTGGTTTCAGAGAGGATCCTAGTTGCCATGAATGCGAAAGTGGAGAACTCCCCCTCACTACAAGGCCTGCTGAGGATGGCAAGCGACTATGCAATGgagatatatttttcataacaGGG GATGTAGAAATTGATAAAGAGCGCTTATTGACCATCAGCAGCACGTATGGCTCCACTTTCACTGTGAGGTATAAGGCAATGAAGAAGCTCTGTCACATAAAACATGCATGGGCCAGAACTATTCACACATTTCAG GGTTCTGAGGAAAAAACGGTTGTCTATATGGTTGGCAATCCTGGCCGTCAGCACTGGCAGCATGTGTACACAGCCGTGACCAGAGGACGCTGCCGTGTCTATGTCATAGCTGAAGAGATGCACCTTAGGAGAGCAGTCACCAACAGGAACGTGCCCAGAAAAACTCGCTTACAGAGATTTTTGAGAGAGGCAATCGCAGAAACAAGCAACTGTCCCAAGCAGGCTTCTCCCCTGACAAAGAGCTGGCAAAGTCAAGAGCTTGCAACTCAGTCTGTTTGTGTAACTCAAGGTGCACCTGACCCATCTGAACCTCTGACTGACTTGGTTAAACAGGAGGAGTCAGCAGGTCTTAATGCAGAAGAGCAGATGGGCAATTTGCAGCAAAGTCCacataaaagaaagcaaggtCTTGCGGAGAATTCTGAAGATGCTATGAAAACACCCTCT ACAAAAGTACAAGATTCTCCACTTGGATGTTCCAGACTTAAGAATCTAACTTTGGGACAATCTCCTAGGAAGCTTTTCAAAAGCTAA
- the HELB gene encoding DNA helicase B isoform X3 produces the protein MLLEFLPILLPRHFCCLLDMVHWQGKSEENNCTDGEEIYFQDKMLTKLDEILKNEPWKLGFSRMTYRELNLSYCESTWTAFCQCEHLLWKIPDLQKNALILYDQLKKQCREMGHTYEDQDELARFVSKDMSIEHAWQSLEFLKDQHVVIKEKKLVFLPHLHKSEKDIAMYVGNLLTNPSWHLDVDARKILSSETSREMVDNKVNGTQAHEMERLDNRNCENQFPEKEVESASGTQSKAEVDLDQVIAMEKICFNPVTIISGKGGCGKSTIVSCLFRHLKQVEKEVEAASRDFEEDLDASEEWNTFDDHLESENIYTKKILNVLFTAPTGRAASLLSEKTKLPAYTLHQVIYSFRSWRHSEQVQPWKFSTVTILIVDEGSLVSVHILSLVLKLLLEHAQLAKLIILGDTKQLPSIDPGNLLADIFEGLKSRGFSVELRTNHRAESQLIVDNASRISQRKFPEFDEVLKVPGWNEEMKMPSPEKKFILIALPAGGGCDGLQTAIKTLLKKGPGLQDAKQSQFIAFRRQDCDLINEVCCQHYSNHAIRDHKKRLLFQIDDKITCTRNAYLKDLLPVCGFREDPSCHECESGELPLTTRPAEDGKRLCNGDIFFITGDVEIDKERLLTISSTYGSTFTVRYKAMKKLCHIKHAWARTIHTFQGSEEKTVVYMVGNPGRQHWQHVYTAVTRGRCRVYVIAEEMHLRRAVTNRNVPRKTRLQRFLREAIAETSNCPKQASPLTKSWQSQELATQSVCVTQGAPDPSEPLTDLVKQEESAGLNAEEQMGNLQQSPHKRKQGLAENSEDAMKTPSTKVQDSPLGCSRLKNLTLGQSPRKLFKS, from the exons ATGCTACTGGAGTTCTTGCCGATTCTTCTGCCACGCCATTTCTGCTGTCTATTGGATATGGTGCATTGGCAAGGAAAGTCTGAAGAAAACAATTGTACCGATGGtgaggaaatatattttcaagacAAGATGCTAACAAAATTGGATGAGATATTAAAGAATGAGCCATGGAAACTTGGATTCAGCAGG ATGACCTACAGGGAACTGAACCTTTCTTACTGTGAGTCAACGTGGACCGCCTTTTGCCAGTGTGAACATCTCCTCTGGAAGATTCCTGACTTGCAGAAGAATGCATTAATTCTGTATGATCAGCTCAAGAAACAGTGTAGAGAAATGGGACACACTTATGAAGATCAAGACGAATTAGCACGTTTTGTGTCTAAAGATATGTCCATTGAGCATGCTTGGCAATCTCTTGAATTTTTGAAAGATCAGCATGTAGtgattaaagagaaaaaattagtGTTTCTGCCTCATCTTCACAAATCTGAAAAAGACATTGCAATGTATGTAGGTAACCTTCTAACAAACCCCTCATGGCATCTGGATGTTGATGCGAGAAAGATACTTAGCAGTGAGACATCAAGAGAAATGGTAGATAACAAAGTGAACGGTACCCAGGCTCATGAAATGGAACGTCTGGACAATCGTAACTGTGAAAATCAATTTCCTGAAAAGGAAGTGGAGTCTGCATCTGGTACCCAAAGTAAAGCAGAGGTAGACTTAGATCAGGTGATTGCTATggaaaagatttgttttaatcCTGTCACAATCATAAGtggaaaaggaggctgtgggaagAGTACAATAGTTAGTTGCCTTTTTCGTCACTTAAAGCAGGTGGAAAAAGAAGTGGAAGCTGCTTCTAGGGACTTTGAAGAAGACCTGGATGCATCTGAGGAGTGGAATACCTTTGATGATCATTTGGAGTCAGAGaatatatacacaaaaaaaattttgaatgtACTATTTACTGCACCGACAGGGAGGGCTGCAAGCCTTTTGAGTGAAAAAACTAAGCTTCCTGCATATACATTGCATCAG gTCATCTATAGTTTTAGATCATGGAGGCATAGCGAACAAGTACAGCCGTGGAAGTTTTCTACTGTGACGATTCTGATTGTGGATGAAGGAAGTTTGGTGTCTGTTCACATTCTTagtttagttttaaaactaTTGTTGGAGCATGCTCAGCTTGCCAAACTTATTATTCTAG GTGATACTAAACAGCTGCCAAGCATAGACCCGGGAAACTTGTTAGCTGATATCTTTGAGGGTCTAAAATCAAGAGGTTTTTCTGTGGAACTGCGAACTAATCACAGAGCTGAATCGCAACTTATTGTAGATAATGCATCAAG AATCTCTCAGCGGAAGTTTCCCGAATTTGATGAGGTGCTGAAAGTTCCTGGTTGGaatgaggaaatgaaaatgccAAGCCCGGAGAAGAAATTCATTCTTATTGCTTTGCCTGCTGGTGGGGGTTGTGATG GTTTACAAACTGCCATAAAGACTTTGCTTAAAAAAGGACCAGGATTGCAGGATGCCAAACAGTCGCAGTTCATTGCTTTCAGAAG GCAAGATTGCGATCTAATAAATGAGGTTTGCTGCCAACACTATTCAAATCATGCAATCAG GGACCATAAAAAACgacttttatttcaaattgatGACAAGATTACCTGCACAAGGAATGCATATCTTAAGGATCTCTTGCCAGTCTGTGGTTTCAGAGAGGATCCTAGTTGCCATGAATGCGAAAGTGGAGAACTCCCCCTCACTACAAGGCCTGCTGAGGATGGCAAGCGACTATGCAATGgagatatatttttcataacaGGG GATGTAGAAATTGATAAAGAGCGCTTATTGACCATCAGCAGCACGTATGGCTCCACTTTCACTGTGAGGTATAAGGCAATGAAGAAGCTCTGTCACATAAAACATGCATGGGCCAGAACTATTCACACATTTCAG GGTTCTGAGGAAAAAACGGTTGTCTATATGGTTGGCAATCCTGGCCGTCAGCACTGGCAGCATGTGTACACAGCCGTGACCAGAGGACGCTGCCGTGTCTATGTCATAGCTGAAGAGATGCACCTTAGGAGAGCAGTCACCAACAGGAACGTGCCCAGAAAAACTCGCTTACAGAGATTTTTGAGAGAGGCAATCGCAGAAACAAGCAACTGTCCCAAGCAGGCTTCTCCCCTGACAAAGAGCTGGCAAAGTCAAGAGCTTGCAACTCAGTCTGTTTGTGTAACTCAAGGTGCACCTGACCCATCTGAACCTCTGACTGACTTGGTTAAACAGGAGGAGTCAGCAGGTCTTAATGCAGAAGAGCAGATGGGCAATTTGCAGCAAAGTCCacataaaagaaagcaaggtCTTGCGGAGAATTCTGAAGATGCTATGAAAACACCCTCT ACAAAAGTACAAGATTCTCCACTTGGATGTTCCAGACTTAAGAATCTAACTTTGGGACAATCTCCTAGGAAGCTTTTCAAAAGCTAA
- the HELB gene encoding DNA helicase B isoform X1 has product MAAELWGVLLPPRRAAGSEEDTEEESEEEPYLDEAALLDASERELAAALPPRRAVVIQEENSKKEYEVVGRFPLVGPWWRVNVKVKKMGSKYFVQGYPSYFLRTDIEENNRQVFSLFLKECAVPDYFKEKFFAWLPTDSMLSFGNLEEKLKQFQVSHLQTGKKQRDTKDYDIFYYISKSFAGKAVLVALAFPMLLEFLPILLPRHFCCLLDMVHWQGKSEENNCTDGEEIYFQDKMLTKLDEILKNEPWKLGFSRMTYRELNLSYCESTWTAFCQCEHLLWKIPDLQKNALILYDQLKKQCREMGHTYEDQDELARFVSKDMSIEHAWQSLEFLKDQHVVIKEKKLVFLPHLHKSEKDIAMYVGNLLTNPSWHLDVDARKILSSETSREMVDNKVNGTQAHEMERLDNRNCENQFPEKEVESASGTQSKAEVDLDQVIAMEKICFNPVTIISGKGGCGKSTIVSCLFRHLKQVEKEVEAASRDFEEDLDASEEWNTFDDHLESENIYTKKILNVLFTAPTGRAASLLSEKTKLPAYTLHQVIYSFRSWRHSEQVQPWKFSTVTILIVDEGSLVSVHILSLVLKLLLEHAQLAKLIILGDTKQLPSIDPGNLLADIFEGLKSRGFSVELRTNHRAESQLIVDNASRISQRKFPEFDEVLKVPGWNEEMKMPSPEKKFILIALPAGGGCDGLQTAIKTLLKKGPGLQDAKQSQFIAFRRQDCDLINEVCCQHYSNHAIRDHKKRLLFQIDDKITCTRNAYLKDLLPVCGFREDPSCHECESGELPLTTRPAEDGKRLCNGDIFFITGDVEIDKERLLTISSTYGSTFTVRYKAMKKLCHIKHAWARTIHTFQGSEEKTVVYMVGNPGRQHWQHVYTAVTRGRCRVYVIAEEMHLRRAVTNRNVPRKTRLQRFLREAIAETSNCPKQASPLTKSWQSQELATQSVCVTQGAPDPSEPLTDLVKQEESAGLNAEEQMGNLQQSPHKRKQGLAENSEDAMKTPSTKVQDSPLGCSRLKNLTLGQSPRKLFKS; this is encoded by the exons ATGGCGGCGGAGCTGTGGGGGGTGCTGCTGCCCCCGCGCCGGGCGGCGGGCTCGGAGGAGGACACCGAGGAGGAGTCTGAGGAGGAGCCGTACTTGGACGAAGCCGCGCTCCTGGACGCTTCCGAGAGGGAGCTGGCGGCCGCGCTGCCCCCGCGCCGAGCCG TTGTTATACAAGAAGAGAACTCCAAAAAGGAGTATGAAGTAGTTGGACGTTTCCCATTAGTTGGCCCTTGGTGGAGAGTTAAtgttaaagttaaaaaaatgggGTCGAAGTACTTTGTGCAAGGATATCCATCGTATTTTCTGCGAACTGATATAGAAGAAAACAACCGACAAGTGTTTTCACTCTTTCTGAAGGAATGTGCCGTTCctgattattttaaagaaaagttttttgcTTGGCTTCCTACGGATTCTATGCTGAGTTTTGGAAATCttgaagaaaaactaaaacagtTCCAAGTTTCACACTTACagacagggaagaaacaaagagacACCAAGGATTATGACATCTTCTACTATATTTCAAAATCAT TTGCAGGAAAGGCAGTATTGGTAGCTCTGGCTTTTCCAATGCTACTGGAGTTCTTGCCGATTCTTCTGCCACGCCATTTCTGCTGTCTATTGGATATGGTGCATTGGCAAGGAAAGTCTGAAGAAAACAATTGTACCGATGGtgaggaaatatattttcaagacAAGATGCTAACAAAATTGGATGAGATATTAAAGAATGAGCCATGGAAACTTGGATTCAGCAGG ATGACCTACAGGGAACTGAACCTTTCTTACTGTGAGTCAACGTGGACCGCCTTTTGCCAGTGTGAACATCTCCTCTGGAAGATTCCTGACTTGCAGAAGAATGCATTAATTCTGTATGATCAGCTCAAGAAACAGTGTAGAGAAATGGGACACACTTATGAAGATCAAGACGAATTAGCACGTTTTGTGTCTAAAGATATGTCCATTGAGCATGCTTGGCAATCTCTTGAATTTTTGAAAGATCAGCATGTAGtgattaaagagaaaaaattagtGTTTCTGCCTCATCTTCACAAATCTGAAAAAGACATTGCAATGTATGTAGGTAACCTTCTAACAAACCCCTCATGGCATCTGGATGTTGATGCGAGAAAGATACTTAGCAGTGAGACATCAAGAGAAATGGTAGATAACAAAGTGAACGGTACCCAGGCTCATGAAATGGAACGTCTGGACAATCGTAACTGTGAAAATCAATTTCCTGAAAAGGAAGTGGAGTCTGCATCTGGTACCCAAAGTAAAGCAGAGGTAGACTTAGATCAGGTGATTGCTATggaaaagatttgttttaatcCTGTCACAATCATAAGtggaaaaggaggctgtgggaagAGTACAATAGTTAGTTGCCTTTTTCGTCACTTAAAGCAGGTGGAAAAAGAAGTGGAAGCTGCTTCTAGGGACTTTGAAGAAGACCTGGATGCATCTGAGGAGTGGAATACCTTTGATGATCATTTGGAGTCAGAGaatatatacacaaaaaaaattttgaatgtACTATTTACTGCACCGACAGGGAGGGCTGCAAGCCTTTTGAGTGAAAAAACTAAGCTTCCTGCATATACATTGCATCAG gTCATCTATAGTTTTAGATCATGGAGGCATAGCGAACAAGTACAGCCGTGGAAGTTTTCTACTGTGACGATTCTGATTGTGGATGAAGGAAGTTTGGTGTCTGTTCACATTCTTagtttagttttaaaactaTTGTTGGAGCATGCTCAGCTTGCCAAACTTATTATTCTAG GTGATACTAAACAGCTGCCAAGCATAGACCCGGGAAACTTGTTAGCTGATATCTTTGAGGGTCTAAAATCAAGAGGTTTTTCTGTGGAACTGCGAACTAATCACAGAGCTGAATCGCAACTTATTGTAGATAATGCATCAAG AATCTCTCAGCGGAAGTTTCCCGAATTTGATGAGGTGCTGAAAGTTCCTGGTTGGaatgaggaaatgaaaatgccAAGCCCGGAGAAGAAATTCATTCTTATTGCTTTGCCTGCTGGTGGGGGTTGTGATG GTTTACAAACTGCCATAAAGACTTTGCTTAAAAAAGGACCAGGATTGCAGGATGCCAAACAGTCGCAGTTCATTGCTTTCAGAAG GCAAGATTGCGATCTAATAAATGAGGTTTGCTGCCAACACTATTCAAATCATGCAATCAG GGACCATAAAAAACgacttttatttcaaattgatGACAAGATTACCTGCACAAGGAATGCATATCTTAAGGATCTCTTGCCAGTCTGTGGTTTCAGAGAGGATCCTAGTTGCCATGAATGCGAAAGTGGAGAACTCCCCCTCACTACAAGGCCTGCTGAGGATGGCAAGCGACTATGCAATGgagatatatttttcataacaGGG GATGTAGAAATTGATAAAGAGCGCTTATTGACCATCAGCAGCACGTATGGCTCCACTTTCACTGTGAGGTATAAGGCAATGAAGAAGCTCTGTCACATAAAACATGCATGGGCCAGAACTATTCACACATTTCAG GGTTCTGAGGAAAAAACGGTTGTCTATATGGTTGGCAATCCTGGCCGTCAGCACTGGCAGCATGTGTACACAGCCGTGACCAGAGGACGCTGCCGTGTCTATGTCATAGCTGAAGAGATGCACCTTAGGAGAGCAGTCACCAACAGGAACGTGCCCAGAAAAACTCGCTTACAGAGATTTTTGAGAGAGGCAATCGCAGAAACAAGCAACTGTCCCAAGCAGGCTTCTCCCCTGACAAAGAGCTGGCAAAGTCAAGAGCTTGCAACTCAGTCTGTTTGTGTAACTCAAGGTGCACCTGACCCATCTGAACCTCTGACTGACTTGGTTAAACAGGAGGAGTCAGCAGGTCTTAATGCAGAAGAGCAGATGGGCAATTTGCAGCAAAGTCCacataaaagaaagcaaggtCTTGCGGAGAATTCTGAAGATGCTATGAAAACACCCTCT ACAAAAGTACAAGATTCTCCACTTGGATGTTCCAGACTTAAGAATCTAACTTTGGGACAATCTCCTAGGAAGCTTTTCAAAAGCTAA